One Streptomyces hundungensis DNA segment encodes these proteins:
- a CDS encoding TadE/TadG family type IV pilus assembly protein has translation MRRVRIGARVGVRVRGRERERDRGQTAIEFIGVVPLILLLLVALWQCALVGYTFVLAGNAADEGARAGAAAEGGAAGACRTAALGQVPSSFQGDTACGEDGSGMYRATVTLKIPVLIPGVLNGFPVDGTAAHVKER, from the coding sequence ATGCGCCGGGTGAGGATCGGCGCCCGGGTGGGGGTGCGGGTCCGGGGGCGGGAGCGGGAGCGGGACCGGGGGCAGACCGCCATCGAGTTCATCGGCGTGGTCCCGCTGATCCTGCTGCTGCTCGTCGCGCTGTGGCAGTGCGCCCTGGTCGGCTACACCTTCGTGCTCGCGGGCAACGCGGCGGACGAGGGGGCGCGGGCGGGGGCCGCGGCCGAGGGCGGTGCCGCGGGAGCGTGCCGCACGGCGGCCCTCGGTCAGGTGCCGTCCTCCTTCCAGGGCGACACGGCCTGCGGCGAGGACGGAAGCGGCATGTACCGCGCCACCGTCACGCTCAAGATCCCCGTCCTGATCCCGGGCGTCCTCAACGGCTTCCCGGTCGACGGCACCGCCGCCCATGTGAAGGAGCGCTGA
- a CDS encoding type II secretion system F family protein: MNLSFLTLGVTLLAGVLAVLGLRSYGAGRAQRAALIDRLSNPGASVPTGRQRPFRGVDRRLRGTSLGRRIEHKLAATGLDLTPGEFFVYMVAGVAALWLIAASVLASFFGPLAGLAGLWSANSFLDWQRQKRIERFINQLPELSRILANATQAGLALRTAIAMAAEEMEAPASEELSRVTDRLAVGESLDDALGEIAERLPSRELGVLVTTLVLANRAGGTVVSSLRNLTTTLEERKETRREVRTTLAQVTVTAYAVPGFGVAALLMLNAVMPGALDRMTGAFLGQAAVLISIALYALGFIVVRRLSRIDV, translated from the coding sequence ATGAACCTCTCCTTCCTCACGCTCGGCGTCACCCTGCTCGCCGGGGTGCTGGCCGTCCTGGGGCTGCGCTCCTACGGGGCGGGCCGCGCCCAGCGCGCAGCGCTCATCGACCGGCTCAGCAACCCCGGCGCCTCCGTCCCGACGGGCCGTCAGCGCCCGTTCCGCGGCGTGGACCGCCGACTGCGCGGCACGTCACTGGGCCGGCGCATCGAACACAAACTGGCCGCCACCGGCCTCGACCTCACCCCCGGCGAGTTCTTCGTGTACATGGTGGCCGGGGTGGCCGCCCTGTGGCTGATCGCCGCGTCCGTCCTCGCGTCGTTCTTCGGACCGCTCGCGGGCCTCGCCGGACTGTGGAGCGCCAACTCCTTCCTCGACTGGCAGCGCCAGAAACGCATCGAACGCTTCATCAACCAACTGCCCGAACTGTCCCGCATCCTCGCCAACGCCACCCAGGCCGGCCTCGCGCTGCGCACCGCCATCGCCATGGCGGCCGAGGAGATGGAGGCGCCGGCGAGCGAGGAACTGAGCCGGGTCACCGACCGGCTCGCCGTGGGGGAGTCCCTCGACGACGCCCTGGGCGAGATCGCCGAGCGGCTGCCCTCGCGCGAACTGGGCGTCCTGGTCACGACGTTGGTGCTCGCCAACCGGGCGGGCGGCACCGTCGTCAGCTCGCTGCGCAACCTCACCACCACCCTGGAGGAACGCAAGGAGACCCGGCGCGAGGTGCGCACCACCCTGGCCCAGGTGACGGTCACCGCGTACGCCGTGCCCGGCTTCGGCGTGGCCGCGCTGCTCATGCTCAACGCGGTGATGCCCGGCGCGCTCGACCGCATGACGGGCGCCTTCCTCGGCCAGGCGGCCGTGCTGATCTCGATCGCCCTGTACGCCCTGGGCTTCATCGTGGTCCGCCGGCTCTCCCGCATCGACGTATGA
- a CDS encoding S1 family peptidase, with the protein MKKSFVGALGAVSALLLAAAGAAPAVAAQTSDAPATTPAKAAPVKAVNFAGTVALSNCSGSVIRTPNSQPNDPALVLSNGHCLESGFPGPGEVIVDQPSTRSFSLLNASGTKVTTLRASKVAYATMTDTDISIYQLTKTYAQIQSGYGISALTLNDAHPTQGSAIKVVSGYWKRTYSCNVDGFVYRLKEGDWTWKDSVRYTSSCNTIGGTSGSPVIDTTTGKVVAVNNTGNEDGERCTENNPCEVDQNGNVTVRQGINYAQETYIIVPCVGAGNKIDLSRAGCTLPKP; encoded by the coding sequence ATGAAGAAGTCCTTCGTCGGCGCACTCGGCGCCGTCAGTGCCCTGCTGCTCGCGGCCGCGGGCGCGGCGCCCGCCGTCGCCGCGCAGACCTCCGACGCCCCGGCCACCACCCCGGCCAAGGCGGCCCCCGTCAAGGCGGTCAACTTCGCCGGCACGGTGGCGCTCAGCAACTGCTCGGGCTCCGTGATCCGCACGCCCAACTCGCAGCCGAACGACCCCGCCCTCGTGCTCTCCAACGGCCACTGCCTCGAAAGCGGCTTCCCCGGCCCCGGCGAGGTCATCGTCGACCAGCCCTCGACCCGCTCCTTCTCGCTGCTCAACGCCTCGGGCACGAAGGTCACGACGCTGCGCGCCAGCAAGGTCGCGTACGCCACGATGACCGACACGGACATCTCGATCTACCAGCTCACCAAGACCTACGCCCAGATCCAGAGCGGCTACGGGATCAGCGCGCTCACCCTCAACGACGCGCACCCGACGCAGGGTTCGGCGATCAAGGTCGTCTCCGGGTACTGGAAGCGCACCTACAGCTGCAACGTGGACGGCTTCGTCTACCGGCTGAAGGAGGGCGACTGGACCTGGAAGGACTCGGTCCGCTACACCTCGTCCTGCAACACCATCGGCGGCACCTCCGGCTCCCCGGTGATCGACACGACGACCGGCAAGGTCGTCGCCGTCAACAACACCGGCAACGAGGACGGCGAGCGCTGCACGGAGAACAACCCGTGCGAGGTCGACCAGAACGGCAACGTCACCGTGCGCCAGGGCATCAACTACGCCCAGGAGACGTACATCATCGTCCCCTGCGTGGGCGCCGGCAACAAGATCGACCTCAGCCGCGCGGGCTGCACCCTGCCCAAGCCGTGA
- a CDS encoding IclR family transcriptional regulator: MSQTVDRALSILPLLAQGPADLGQVADRLGVHKSTALRLLRTLHEHGLVYRQEDQRYRLGARLFALAQEAVENLDVREIAHPHLVALNERIGHTVHLAVHEEGEVLYIDKVESRYPVRMYSRIGKPVAITVAAVAKLLLADLPEAERRAVAEKLDYPTYTSRSTPNAAAFLKELATVREQGWATDLGGHEESINCVGAPIHGADGRVVAAMSVSAPNVVVTAEELLSLLPQVRRTAEAISREYSGTTPNTPSAQGRSDD; this comes from the coding sequence ATGAGCCAGACCGTCGACCGGGCGCTGAGCATCCTGCCGCTGCTCGCGCAGGGCCCCGCCGACCTCGGGCAGGTCGCCGACCGGCTCGGGGTGCACAAGTCCACCGCGCTGCGGCTGCTTCGCACCCTGCACGAGCACGGGCTCGTCTACCGCCAGGAGGACCAGCGCTACCGGCTCGGCGCCCGCCTCTTCGCCCTCGCGCAGGAGGCCGTCGAGAACCTCGACGTGCGCGAGATCGCCCACCCGCACCTGGTCGCGCTCAACGAGCGGATCGGGCACACCGTGCACCTCGCCGTGCACGAGGAGGGCGAGGTCCTCTACATCGACAAGGTCGAGAGCCGCTACCCGGTGCGGATGTACTCCCGGATCGGCAAGCCCGTCGCCATCACGGTGGCCGCCGTGGCCAAGCTGCTGCTCGCCGATCTGCCGGAGGCCGAGCGCCGCGCCGTCGCGGAGAAGCTCGACTACCCCACCTATACGTCCCGTTCGACACCCAACGCGGCCGCCTTCCTCAAGGAGTTGGCGACCGTGCGCGAACAGGGCTGGGCCACCGACCTCGGTGGCCACGAGGAGTCCATCAACTGTGTCGGGGCGCCCATCCACGGCGCGGACGGCCGGGTCGTCGCCGCCATGTCGGTCTCCGCACCGAACGTCGTCGTCACCGCCGAGGAACTCCTCAGCCTGCTTCCCCAGGTGCGCCGCACCGCGGAGGCCATCAGCCGCGAATACTCCGGCACCACCCCCAACACCCCATCCGCACAAGGACGTTCCGATGACTGA
- a CDS encoding CpaF family protein: MSLRARIAAPEESGAGREDGHLVASYRAKLLEEIDLAEMSSLAAAERRARLERVLGHIISREGPVLSTAERAQLIRRVVDEALGLGILEPLLEDASITEIMVNGPDQIFVERGGRVEQLPLRFASHEQLMQTIERIVSTVNRRVDESNPMVDARLPSGERVNVIIPPLSLTGATLTIRRFPRSFTLQEMITFGSLDEPMLLLLAGLVQARFNIIVSGATGTGKTTLLNALSGLIPPHERIITIEDSAELQLQQAHVIRLEARPPNVEGKGHISIRDLVRNSLRMRPDRIVVGEVRGGESLDMLQAMSTGHDGSLATVHANSAEDALMRLQTLASMSEVEVPFEALHDQINSAVDVLVQLTRHADGARKITEIALLESHGRDPYRITTVCRFDARPMSADGRIHGHFQYFPLPRRVADRLYLANQPVPQAYGVSTDTEQLAVRHAN, from the coding sequence ATGAGTCTGCGGGCACGGATCGCCGCACCCGAGGAGAGCGGCGCGGGGCGGGAGGACGGCCATCTGGTCGCTTCCTACCGGGCCAAGCTCCTGGAGGAGATCGACCTCGCGGAGATGTCGTCGCTGGCCGCCGCCGAACGCCGGGCCCGCCTGGAACGGGTGCTCGGGCACATCATCAGCCGCGAGGGGCCGGTCCTCTCCACCGCCGAACGGGCCCAGCTCATCCGCCGGGTGGTCGACGAGGCGCTCGGCCTCGGCATCCTCGAACCGCTCCTCGAAGACGCCTCCATCACCGAGATCATGGTCAACGGGCCCGACCAGATCTTCGTGGAGCGCGGCGGCCGGGTGGAGCAACTGCCGCTCCGGTTCGCCTCGCACGAGCAGCTGATGCAGACGATCGAGCGGATCGTGTCGACCGTGAACCGCCGGGTGGACGAGTCGAACCCGATGGTGGACGCCCGGCTGCCGTCCGGCGAGCGCGTCAACGTGATCATCCCGCCGCTGTCGCTGACCGGCGCGACGCTCACCATCCGCCGCTTCCCGAGGTCGTTCACGCTCCAGGAGATGATCACCTTCGGCTCGCTCGACGAGCCCATGCTGCTGCTGCTCGCCGGGCTCGTCCAGGCCCGCTTCAACATCATCGTGTCCGGCGCCACCGGCACCGGGAAGACCACCCTGCTCAACGCCCTGTCCGGCCTCATCCCGCCGCACGAGCGCATCATCACCATCGAGGACTCCGCGGAACTCCAGCTCCAGCAGGCCCACGTCATCCGTCTGGAGGCGCGGCCCCCCAACGTCGAGGGCAAGGGGCACATCTCCATCCGCGACCTCGTCCGCAACTCGCTGCGCATGCGCCCCGACCGGATCGTCGTCGGCGAGGTCCGCGGCGGGGAGTCCCTCGACATGCTCCAGGCGATGTCCACCGGTCACGACGGCTCGCTCGCCACCGTCCACGCCAACAGCGCCGAGGACGCGCTGATGCGCCTCCAGACGCTCGCCTCGATGTCCGAGGTGGAGGTGCCCTTCGAGGCGCTGCACGACCAGATCAACTCGGCCGTCGACGTCCTGGTCCAGCTCACCCGGCACGCCGACGGCGCCCGCAAGATCACCGAGATCGCCCTGCTGGAGTCGCACGGCCGCGACCCGTACCGCATCACCACCGTCTGCCGCTTCGACGCCCGGCCGATGTCCGCCGACGGCCGCATCCACGGCCACTTCCAGTACTTCCCGCTGCCGCGCAGGGTCGCCGACCGCCTCTACCTCGCCAATCAGCCCGTGCCCCAGGCCTACGGCGTCTCCACGGACACCGAACAGCTCGCCGTCCGCCACGCCAACTGA
- a CDS encoding DUF5936 domain-containing protein: protein MGLLYAALMGLSVYGMFHGIRMYRAEVKLPSDLSVALEIGATRTTAVGSAVDRLGMRWAPAVLRMMGPARVGRKRRQIDLAGNPGGLTVDRYAARRAVYGLLGAAAALIMLLEGHWIIALAMVGFALFWVEVGIWSAVRVRRDHIERTLPDFLDVLAVVVSAGLGFRQALERVADKYQGPWADELRITLRQMDLGVSRRQAFEELRKRNDSEQVAMFVTALQQGEELGAPIVETLIAIAADMRRTDAQNARRKAARAVPKATFAVTTFLLPGTLILLTVGFVYGADLDFGGFLGGPK, encoded by the coding sequence CTGGGACTGCTCTACGCGGCCCTGATGGGCCTGAGCGTGTACGGGATGTTCCACGGCATCCGCATGTACCGGGCCGAGGTGAAGCTCCCGAGCGACCTCTCGGTGGCCCTGGAGATCGGCGCGACGCGCACCACGGCCGTCGGCTCCGCCGTGGACCGGCTCGGCATGCGCTGGGCGCCCGCGGTGCTGCGGATGATGGGCCCCGCGCGGGTCGGCAGGAAGCGCCGCCAGATCGACCTCGCGGGCAACCCGGGCGGGCTCACCGTCGACCGCTACGCGGCCCGGCGCGCGGTGTACGGGCTGCTCGGCGCGGCGGCCGCACTGATCATGCTGCTGGAAGGGCACTGGATCATCGCCCTGGCGATGGTGGGCTTCGCCCTGTTCTGGGTCGAGGTCGGCATCTGGTCGGCCGTCCGGGTGCGCCGCGACCACATCGAACGCACCCTGCCCGACTTCCTCGACGTACTCGCCGTCGTGGTCAGCGCGGGACTCGGCTTCCGCCAGGCCCTGGAACGCGTCGCCGACAAGTACCAGGGGCCCTGGGCGGACGAACTGCGCATCACGCTGCGCCAGATGGACCTGGGCGTCAGCCGTCGGCAGGCCTTCGAGGAGCTGCGCAAGCGCAACGACTCCGAGCAGGTCGCGATGTTCGTCACCGCGCTCCAGCAGGGCGAGGAACTCGGCGCGCCCATCGTGGAGACGCTGATAGCGATCGCCGCCGACATGCGCCGCACCGACGCGCAGAACGCCCGCCGCAAGGCGGCCCGCGCGGTCCCCAAGGCCACCTTCGCCGTGACGACCTTCCTGCTGCCGGGCACGCTGATCCTGCTCACCGTGGGCTTCG
- a CDS encoding AAA family ATPase, protein MTTRILPAVADADAARSVTTLLSQLPDAEPAVPVGDSTHLLDTLARLAGESLDELPEVVLVHERIGPTPALELIREVALRFPAIGVVLISSDAGPAVFSAAMDSGARGLVALPLSYEELAVRVQAAAQWSAGVRRHLGASLDVFAGPGGTVTTVTGAKGGVGTTLVAVQLALAARASGHTTVLLDMDLQAGDVASYLDVQFRRSIADLAAITDISPRVLADAVFTHESGLALLLAPGEGERGEEVTDRAARQIIGALRTRYETVVVDCGSQLTAANAAVVEMADTALLVTTPDVVSVRGAKRTVRMWDRLQIRKAEETTTVVNRHTRATEIQPPLVQKITGTRVAQAAVPAHFKELQSVVDAGRLHDLDGRSTIRQAVWALAGELGLLKAPEGRAKARASRGSGLVLRRRGG, encoded by the coding sequence ATGACCACCCGAATCCTGCCCGCCGTCGCCGACGCGGACGCCGCCCGGTCCGTCACCACCCTGCTCAGCCAACTCCCCGACGCCGAACCCGCGGTGCCGGTCGGCGACTCCACCCACCTGCTCGACACCCTGGCCCGGCTCGCCGGGGAGTCCCTCGACGAGCTCCCCGAAGTCGTCCTCGTCCACGAACGCATCGGCCCCACCCCCGCCCTGGAACTGATCCGCGAGGTCGCCCTGCGCTTCCCCGCGATCGGCGTCGTGCTGATCTCCTCCGACGCGGGGCCCGCCGTCTTCTCCGCCGCGATGGACTCCGGCGCCCGCGGCCTGGTCGCGCTGCCGCTGTCCTACGAGGAGCTCGCGGTCCGGGTCCAGGCGGCGGCCCAGTGGTCCGCGGGCGTACGCCGCCACCTGGGCGCGAGCCTCGACGTCTTCGCCGGGCCCGGCGGCACCGTCACCACCGTCACCGGCGCCAAGGGGGGTGTCGGCACCACCCTCGTCGCCGTCCAACTCGCCCTCGCCGCACGGGCGTCGGGGCACACCACGGTCCTGCTCGACATGGACCTCCAGGCCGGCGACGTCGCCTCCTACCTCGACGTCCAGTTCCGGCGCTCCATCGCCGACCTCGCCGCCATCACCGACATCTCGCCCCGGGTTCTCGCCGACGCCGTCTTCACCCACGAGAGCGGGCTCGCCCTGCTGCTCGCCCCCGGCGAGGGCGAACGCGGCGAGGAGGTCACCGACCGGGCCGCCCGCCAGATCATCGGCGCCCTGCGCACCCGCTACGAGACCGTCGTCGTGGACTGCGGAAGCCAGCTCACCGCCGCCAACGCCGCCGTCGTCGAGATGGCCGACACGGCGCTCCTCGTCACCACCCCCGACGTCGTGTCCGTACGGGGTGCCAAGCGGACCGTACGGATGTGGGACCGGCTCCAGATCCGCAAGGCCGAGGAGACCACCACCGTGGTGAACCGGCACACCCGCGCCACCGAGATCCAGCCCCCGCTCGTCCAGAAGATCACCGGGACCCGGGTCGCCCAGGCCGCGGTGCCGGCCCACTTCAAGGAGCTCCAGTCCGTCGTGGACGCGGGCCGCCTCCACGACCTCGACGGCCGCAGCACGATCCGTCAGGCCGTGTGGGCGCTGGCCGGAGAGCTCGGCCTGCTCAAGGCGCCGGAGGGCAGGGCGAAGGCGCGGGCTTCCCGGGGCAGCGGCCTGGTGCTCAGGCGCAGGGGCGGCTGA
- a CDS encoding RidA family protein — MTEKTALTPATHTTPPAKFSHGVKKGNILQVAGQVGFLPAVEGQAPTPAGPTLREQTLQTFANVKAILEEGGASWDDVMMMRVYLTDVDHFAEMNEIYNAYFEEQGLKAPASARTTVYVGLPAGLLIEIDALAVLDA; from the coding sequence ATGACTGAGAAGACCGCCCTCACCCCCGCCACGCACACCACCCCGCCCGCCAAGTTCTCGCACGGGGTGAAGAAGGGGAACATCCTCCAGGTCGCGGGCCAGGTCGGCTTCCTGCCGGCGGTCGAGGGCCAGGCGCCCACCCCGGCCGGCCCCACCCTGCGCGAGCAGACCCTCCAGACCTTCGCCAACGTCAAGGCGATCCTGGAGGAGGGCGGCGCGAGCTGGGACGACGTGATGATGATGCGCGTCTACCTCACGGACGTGGACCACTTCGCGGAGATGAACGAGATCTACAACGCCTACTTCGAGGAGCAGGGCCTCAAGGCCCCCGCCTCCGCCCGCACCACCGTGTACGTCGGACTCCCCGCGGGCCTGCTCATCGAGATCGACGCCCTCGCCGTCCTGGACGCGTAA
- the cpaB gene encoding Flp pilus assembly protein CpaB, which yields MNSRQRRGIILLLLSVLCALGAFAGVLTVISDVDSKVGPEVTAYRLKDDIDAYAPLKADQFAKTSMPKRWLSQGAVTDLTDVVGKMAATHLTKGSLLQDGMFTDRPQLKPGEQEIAIMIDASTGVAGKINGNDSVNIFATFAATKQGETPVSKLIVANARVIQVGAVQALNPSAADKNQTTQAVPITFALSTLDAQRVAYAESFATHVRLALVGRGNGDGAIPPGDRTYRLEKDQ from the coding sequence ATGAACTCCCGCCAGCGCCGCGGCATCATCCTTCTCCTCCTCTCGGTCCTGTGCGCCCTGGGCGCGTTCGCCGGGGTGCTCACGGTGATCAGCGACGTGGACTCCAAGGTGGGCCCGGAGGTGACGGCGTACAGACTCAAGGACGACATCGACGCCTACGCCCCGCTCAAGGCCGACCAGTTCGCCAAGACGAGCATGCCCAAACGCTGGCTCTCGCAGGGCGCGGTCACCGACCTCACGGACGTCGTCGGCAAGATGGCCGCCACCCACCTCACCAAGGGGTCCCTGCTCCAGGACGGCATGTTCACCGACCGGCCCCAACTCAAGCCGGGCGAACAGGAGATCGCCATCATGATCGACGCCTCCACCGGAGTCGCGGGGAAGATCAACGGCAACGACAGCGTCAACATCTTCGCCACCTTCGCCGCCACCAAACAGGGCGAGACCCCCGTCTCCAAACTCATCGTCGCCAACGCCCGGGTCATTCAGGTGGGCGCGGTCCAAGCACTCAACCCCTCGGCCGCCGACAAGAACCAGACCACCCAGGCCGTCCCGATCACCTTCGCCCTCAGCACCCTCGACGCCCAACGGGTCGCCTACGCCGAGTCGTTCGCCACCCACGTCCGGCTCGCGCTGGTCGGCCGCGGCAACGGCGACGGCGCGATCCCGCCCGGTGACCGTACGTACCGCCTCGAAAAGGACCAGTGA
- a CDS encoding GntP family permease, whose amino-acid sequence MLFHAVAAATPPPPVHTGGILPLIGGTAGLLTVAVLGIALLLFLIIKVRLQPFVALLAVSIAVGLGAGLSVTELFGTVQKSAAVSVVESGMGGILGHVAIIIGLGTMLGAILEVSGGAQVLSTRLLTLFGEERAPLAMGLTGLIFGIPVFFDVGIFVLAPIVYAAAKRSGKSILLYCMPLLAGLSMTHAFLPPHPGPVAAAGLFHVSLGWVILMGAVVGIPSVLAAWGYAAWIGKRLFVEVPQDMVEAAEEAKAAVAAEQAAAGVTPREEPVSLGAVLAIIGTPLILILAATFSSIALDPSAVRSVLEFFGNPFVALTLALVLAYYLLGIRRGWSRTSLERVSTASLKPVGNILLVVGAGGIFGAVLKASGIANALATTFNDVGLPVIVLAWLISVVLRVAQGSATVAIVTTAGIVVPLVEGAGYSQAHLALIIMAISAGSIFASHVNDGGFWMVAKYFGISERDTLKSWTVLESVLSVTGFAVAALLSLVI is encoded by the coding sequence ATGTTGTTCCACGCTGTCGCGGCCGCCACCCCACCACCCCCCGTGCACACGGGCGGCATCCTCCCGCTCATCGGCGGCACAGCCGGTCTGCTGACCGTCGCCGTCCTCGGCATCGCCCTGCTGCTCTTCCTGATCATCAAGGTCAGACTCCAGCCGTTCGTGGCCCTGCTCGCGGTCTCCATAGCCGTCGGCCTCGGCGCCGGGCTCTCGGTCACCGAGCTCTTCGGCACCGTGCAGAAGTCGGCCGCCGTCTCGGTCGTCGAGTCCGGCATGGGCGGCATCCTCGGCCATGTCGCGATCATCATCGGGCTCGGCACGATGCTCGGCGCCATCCTCGAAGTCAGCGGCGGCGCCCAGGTGTTGAGCACCCGGCTGCTCACCCTCTTCGGCGAGGAGCGCGCCCCCCTCGCGATGGGCCTGACCGGTCTGATCTTCGGCATCCCGGTCTTCTTCGACGTCGGCATCTTCGTCCTCGCACCGATCGTCTACGCCGCCGCCAAGCGGTCCGGCAAGTCGATCCTGCTGTACTGCATGCCGCTGCTGGCGGGTCTCTCCATGACCCACGCCTTCCTGCCGCCGCACCCCGGCCCGGTCGCCGCGGCCGGTCTCTTCCACGTCTCGCTCGGCTGGGTCATCCTGATGGGCGCCGTCGTCGGGATTCCCTCCGTCCTCGCCGCCTGGGGGTACGCGGCCTGGATCGGCAAGCGCCTCTTCGTCGAGGTGCCGCAGGACATGGTCGAGGCCGCCGAGGAGGCGAAGGCCGCGGTCGCCGCCGAGCAGGCGGCCGCCGGGGTGACCCCGCGCGAGGAGCCGGTCTCGCTGGGCGCGGTGCTCGCCATCATCGGCACCCCGCTGATCCTGATCCTCGCCGCCACGTTCTCCTCGATCGCGCTCGACCCCTCCGCCGTACGCTCGGTCCTGGAGTTCTTCGGCAACCCGTTCGTCGCCCTCACCCTCGCCCTCGTGCTCGCCTACTACCTGCTCGGCATCCGGCGCGGCTGGTCCCGCACGTCCCTGGAGCGGGTGTCCACCGCCTCCCTGAAGCCGGTCGGCAACATCCTGCTGGTGGTGGGCGCGGGCGGCATCTTCGGCGCCGTCCTGAAGGCCTCCGGCATCGCGAACGCGCTGGCCACCACCTTCAACGACGTGGGCCTGCCGGTGATCGTGCTCGCCTGGCTGATCTCGGTCGTGCTGCGCGTCGCCCAGGGTTCGGCGACGGTGGCGATCGTCACCACGGCCGGCATCGTGGTGCCCCTGGTGGAGGGCGCCGGTTACTCGCAGGCCCATCTGGCCCTGATCATCATGGCGATCTCGGCGGGCTCGATCTTCGCCTCGCACGTCAACGACGGCGGCTTCTGGATGGTCGCCAAGTACTTCGGCATTTCCGAACGCGACACCCTGAAGTCCTGGACGGTCCTGGAATCGGTCCTTTCGGTGACGGGCTTCGCGGTGGCGGCGCTGCTCAGCCTGGTGATCTAG
- a CDS encoding chitinase: MNRARHARLALAVAAAGALSIAGLSGTAQAADVNNAKNAGFESGLGNWTCTAGSGATVSSPVHGGTAALKATPSGSDTAQCAQTVAVKPNSTYTLSAWVQGSYVYLGASGTGTSDVSTWTPGTGSGYGQLSTTFKTGASTTSVQIYTHGWYGQAAYYADDISVYGPDGGGGGDPAPTVPAAPGGLAAGSVSSSSVNLSWGAVSGATGYNVYQGGAKVQSVTGSSATVTGLSASTSYQFQVTATNSAGESPKSQAVTATTSASGGNPGGGAVPKHAVTGYWQNFNNGATVQKISDVPANYDIIAVAFADATTTPGAVSFTLDTNGLGGYTVDQFKADIAAKHAAGKSVIISIGGQNGTISVSDSTSANNFATSVYSLMQTYGFDGVDIDLENGLNSTYMTQALKSLSSKAGSKLVITMAPQTIDMQSPSNEYFRTALNIKDILTVVNMQYYNSGSMNGCDGNVYSQGTVDFLTALACIQLQGGLDPSQVGLGVPASTSGAGSGYVSPSVVNAALDCLTKGTGCGTFKPSKTYPTLRGAMTWSTNWDAKSGNAWSNAVGPHVHALP; this comes from the coding sequence GTGAACCGCGCGAGACATGCAAGGCTCGCCCTGGCCGTGGCCGCGGCCGGCGCCCTGTCGATAGCCGGCCTCTCCGGCACCGCCCAGGCGGCCGACGTCAACAACGCCAAGAACGCCGGGTTCGAGTCGGGCCTCGGCAACTGGACCTGCACGGCCGGCAGCGGTGCCACGGTCTCCTCCCCCGTGCACGGCGGAACCGCCGCGCTCAAGGCCACCCCGTCGGGCTCCGACACCGCCCAGTGCGCGCAGACCGTCGCCGTGAAGCCCAACTCCACGTACACGCTGAGCGCTTGGGTGCAGGGCAGCTACGTCTACCTCGGCGCGAGCGGCACCGGCACCAGCGACGTGTCGACCTGGACGCCCGGCACCGGTAGTGGCTACGGCCAGCTCTCCACCACCTTCAAGACCGGCGCCTCCACCACCTCGGTGCAGATCTACACGCACGGCTGGTACGGCCAGGCGGCGTACTACGCCGACGACATCTCGGTGTACGGCCCCGACGGCGGCGGGGGCGGCGACCCGGCCCCGACGGTTCCGGCGGCGCCCGGCGGCCTCGCGGCCGGCTCGGTGAGCTCCTCCTCGGTGAACCTGTCCTGGGGCGCGGTGTCGGGCGCGACCGGGTACAACGTCTACCAGGGCGGCGCCAAGGTGCAGTCGGTGACGGGCAGTTCGGCGACCGTGACCGGGCTGAGCGCCTCGACCTCGTACCAGTTCCAGGTGACCGCCACCAACAGCGCGGGCGAGTCCCCGAAGTCGCAGGCGGTGACCGCGACGACCTCGGCGAGCGGTGGCAACCCGGGCGGCGGCGCCGTCCCCAAGCACGCGGTGACGGGCTACTGGCAGAACTTCAACAACGGCGCGACCGTCCAGAAGATCAGTGATGTGCCGGCCAACTACGACATCATCGCGGTCGCCTTCGCGGACGCCACGACGACGCCCGGCGCGGTGAGCTTCACGCTCGACACCAACGGGCTCGGCGGGTACACCGTCGACCAGTTCAAGGCGGACATCGCGGCCAAGCACGCGGCGGGCAAGTCGGTGATCATCTCGATCGGCGGCCAGAACGGCACGATCTCGGTCAGCGACTCCACCTCGGCGAACAACTTCGCCACCTCGGTCTACTCGCTGATGCAGACCTACGGCTTCGACGGCGTCGACATCGACCTGGAGAACGGCCTCAACTCCACCTATATGACCCAGGCGTTGAAGTCGCTGTCATCCAAGGCGGGCAGCAAGCTCGTCATCACGATGGCTCCGCAGACCATCGACATGCAGTCCCCGTCGAACGAATACTTCCGCACGGCGCTCAACATCAAGGACATCCTGACCGTCGTCAACATGCAGTACTACAACAGCGGTTCGATGAACGGCTGCGACGGCAACGTCTACTCCCAGGGCACGGTCGACTTCCTGACCGCGCTCGCCTGCATCCAGCTCCAGGGCGGCCTCGACCCCTCGCAGGTCGGGCTCGGCGTGCCGGCCTCGACGTCCGGCGCGGGCAGCGGCTATGTGTCGCCGTCCGTGGTCAACGCGGCGCTCGACTGTCTGACCAAGGGCACGGGCTGCGGCACCTTCAAGCCCTCGAAGACCTATCCGACCCTGCGCGGCGCGATGACCTGGTCCACCAACTGGGACGCCAAGTCGGGCAACGCCTGGTCGAACGCGGTCGGCCCGCACGTCCACGCCCTGCCGTAA